One Pogoniulus pusillus isolate bPogPus1 chromosome 32, bPogPus1.pri, whole genome shotgun sequence genomic window carries:
- the SEPTIN7 gene encoding septin-7 isoform X1 — protein MVVGESGLGKSTLINSLFLTELYSPEYPGPSHRIKKTVQVEQSKVLIKEGGVQLLLTIVDTPGFGDAVDNSNCWQPVIDYIDSKFEDYLNAESRVNRRQMPDNRVQCCLYFIAPSGHGLKPLDIEFMKRLHEKVNIIPLIAKADTLTPEECQQFKKQIMKEIQEHKIKIYEFPETDDEEENKLVKKIKDRLPLAVVGSNTIIEVNGKRVRGRQYPWGVAEVENGEHCDFTILRNMLIRTHMQDLKDVTNNVHYENYRSRKLAAVTYNGVDNNKNKGQLTKFDTVEGMSPLAQMEEERREHVAKMKKMEMEMEQVFEMKVKEKVQKLKDSEAELQRRHEQMKKNLEAQHKELEEKRRQFEDEKANWEAQQRILEQQNTSRTLEKNKKKGKIF, from the exons gTGAATCTGGACTGGGAAAATCAACATTAATCAACTCATTATTCCTAACAGAACTGTATTCCCCAGAGTATCCAGGTCCTTCTCACAGAATCAAAAAGACTGTACAG GTCGAGCAGTCCAAGGTTTTAatcaaggagggaggagttcagttACTACTCACAATAGTTGACACACCAGGATTTGGAGATGCTGTGGATAATAGCAATTG ctggcagccagttaTTGACTACATTGACAGTAAATTTGAGGACTACCTGAATGCAGAGTCTCGAGTGAACAGACGGCAGATGCCAGACAACAGAGTGCAGTGTTGTTTGTACTTCATTGCTCCTTCAGGACATGG GCTGAAGCCTTTGGACATTGAGTTTATGAAACGCCTGCACGAAAAGGTGAACATCATTCCCCTCATTGCCAAAGCAGACACACTTACACCTGAGGAGTGCCAGCAGTTCAAAAAACAG ATAATGAAAGAAATCCAAGAACACAAAATCAAAATCTATGAATTCCCAGAAACAGAtgatgaagaagaaaataagcTTGTGAAAAAGATAAAG GACCGTTTGCCTCTGGCTGTGGTGGGGAGCAACACGATCATCGAAGTCAATGGCAAGAGGGTGAGAGGAAGGCAGTACCCATGGGGTGTTGCAGAAG ttgaaaATGGTGAACACTGTGACTTCACAATCCTGAGGAACATGTTGATAAG AACTCACATGCAGGACCTGAAGGACGTCACTAACAATGTCCATTATGAGAACTACAGGAGCAGGAAGCTGGCAGCTGTTACGTACAACGGTGtcgacaacaacaaaaacaaagggCAGCTAACAAA ATTTGACACAGTTGAAGGCAT GAGCCCACTGGCACAAAtggaggaagagagaagggagcacGTAGCCAAAATGAAGAAAATGGAGATGGAAATGGAGCAGGTGTTTGAGATGAAAGTCAAAGAGAAGGTGCAGAAACTGAAGGACTCCGAAGCTGAG ctgcagcgaCGCCACGAGCAGATGAAGAAGAACTTGGAGGCGCAGCACAAAGAGCTGGAGGAAAAGCGTCGCCAGTTCGAGGATGAGAAGGCAAACTGGGAGGCTCAGCAACGTATCTTGGAACAACAGAACACTTCCAG AACCTTGgaaaagaacaagaagaaagggaagataTTTTAA
- the SEPTIN7 gene encoding septin-7 isoform X2 has product MVVGESGLGKSTLINSLFLTELYSPEYPGPSHRIKKTVQVEQSKVLIKEGGVQLLLTIVDTPGFGDAVDNSNCWQPVIDYIDSKFEDYLNAESRVNRRQMPDNRVQCCLYFIAPSGHGLKPLDIEFMKRLHEKVNIIPLIAKADTLTPEECQQFKKQIMKEIQEHKIKIYEFPETDDEEENKLVKKIKDRLPLAVVGSNTIIEVNGKRVRGRQYPWGVAEVENGEHCDFTILRNMLIRTHMQDLKDVTNNVHYENYRSRKLAAVTYNGVDNNKNKGQLTKSPLAQMEEERREHVAKMKKMEMEMEQVFEMKVKEKVQKLKDSEAELQRRHEQMKKNLEAQHKELEEKRRQFEDEKANWEAQQRILEQQNTSRTLEKNKKKGKIF; this is encoded by the exons gTGAATCTGGACTGGGAAAATCAACATTAATCAACTCATTATTCCTAACAGAACTGTATTCCCCAGAGTATCCAGGTCCTTCTCACAGAATCAAAAAGACTGTACAG GTCGAGCAGTCCAAGGTTTTAatcaaggagggaggagttcagttACTACTCACAATAGTTGACACACCAGGATTTGGAGATGCTGTGGATAATAGCAATTG ctggcagccagttaTTGACTACATTGACAGTAAATTTGAGGACTACCTGAATGCAGAGTCTCGAGTGAACAGACGGCAGATGCCAGACAACAGAGTGCAGTGTTGTTTGTACTTCATTGCTCCTTCAGGACATGG GCTGAAGCCTTTGGACATTGAGTTTATGAAACGCCTGCACGAAAAGGTGAACATCATTCCCCTCATTGCCAAAGCAGACACACTTACACCTGAGGAGTGCCAGCAGTTCAAAAAACAG ATAATGAAAGAAATCCAAGAACACAAAATCAAAATCTATGAATTCCCAGAAACAGAtgatgaagaagaaaataagcTTGTGAAAAAGATAAAG GACCGTTTGCCTCTGGCTGTGGTGGGGAGCAACACGATCATCGAAGTCAATGGCAAGAGGGTGAGAGGAAGGCAGTACCCATGGGGTGTTGCAGAAG ttgaaaATGGTGAACACTGTGACTTCACAATCCTGAGGAACATGTTGATAAG AACTCACATGCAGGACCTGAAGGACGTCACTAACAATGTCCATTATGAGAACTACAGGAGCAGGAAGCTGGCAGCTGTTACGTACAACGGTGtcgacaacaacaaaaacaaagggCAGCTAACAAA GAGCCCACTGGCACAAAtggaggaagagagaagggagcacGTAGCCAAAATGAAGAAAATGGAGATGGAAATGGAGCAGGTGTTTGAGATGAAAGTCAAAGAGAAGGTGCAGAAACTGAAGGACTCCGAAGCTGAG ctgcagcgaCGCCACGAGCAGATGAAGAAGAACTTGGAGGCGCAGCACAAAGAGCTGGAGGAAAAGCGTCGCCAGTTCGAGGATGAGAAGGCAAACTGGGAGGCTCAGCAACGTATCTTGGAACAACAGAACACTTCCAG AACCTTGgaaaagaacaagaagaaagggaagataTTTTAA